In the Synechococcus sp. Nb3U1 genome, one interval contains:
- a CDS encoding M14 family metallopeptidase produces MGMLLEFDFSHYFTYAEIVDFLQAAVAAYPHLITLETLGTSRQGRQIWLATLTHQASGPALDKPAYWIDANTHAGEVTGSAVALYTIYHLLSQYGADPQATRLLDGYTLYVLPRIAVDGAEQYLTTPDDLRSSPHAYPDPDKRDGLHRQDINGDGLILQMRLKDDCGAWKISEKDPRLMVRRDPDEFGGSYYTLLPEGLIHNFDGYDVRVAPPLAGMDFNRNYPFEWAPESEQKGAGAYPFSEPETRAEAEFWRTHRNINGFVTYHTFSAVILRPYSTHPDEHFPVEDLETFQLIGEKGTQLTGYECVSVYHKFRYHPKQILHGGMDDYGYDHWGWFGFTTELWDLPTAAGVQKGDYIQWFRRHPEDDDLKILRWNDEHLGGEGFVEWHLFEHPQLGPVEIGGWKEKVTWENAPPLLLPELCHRHCQFTLAHALMSPKLAIAKAEVHPQGSSLYKVILQLENQGFLPTYTSQKALERQIVRPIQMSVELPATASLVMGQAKQMLGHLEGRSNKAYVKAFTDAGEVDFRRKLEWVIRAPAGTRLEIVARAERAGTVRTELLLP; encoded by the coding sequence ATGGGTATGCTACTGGAGTTCGACTTTAGTCACTACTTCACCTACGCCGAAATCGTCGATTTTTTGCAGGCGGCAGTGGCCGCTTATCCCCACCTGATCACCCTAGAAACTCTCGGCACCAGCCGCCAAGGTCGCCAGATCTGGCTGGCCACCCTCACCCATCAAGCCAGCGGCCCTGCCCTGGACAAGCCCGCCTACTGGATCGATGCCAACACCCACGCGGGGGAAGTGACCGGCTCGGCGGTAGCGCTCTACACCATTTACCACTTGCTCAGCCAGTATGGTGCGGATCCGCAGGCAACCCGACTGCTGGATGGCTATACCCTCTACGTGTTGCCTCGCATCGCTGTGGATGGGGCGGAACAGTACCTCACCACCCCCGACGATCTGCGCTCTAGCCCCCATGCCTACCCGGATCCCGACAAGCGAGATGGGCTACACCGGCAAGATATCAATGGCGATGGGCTAATTTTGCAGATGCGCCTCAAGGATGACTGCGGGGCCTGGAAAATTTCAGAGAAGGATCCCCGCTTAATGGTGCGCCGGGATCCCGATGAGTTCGGCGGCAGCTACTACACTCTGTTGCCGGAGGGGTTGATCCACAACTTCGATGGCTACGACGTGCGGGTGGCTCCTCCTTTGGCGGGTATGGACTTCAACCGCAACTATCCCTTCGAGTGGGCGCCGGAATCCGAACAGAAAGGGGCAGGAGCCTATCCCTTTAGCGAGCCAGAAACCCGTGCCGAAGCGGAATTTTGGCGTACCCATCGCAACATCAATGGTTTTGTTACTTACCACACCTTCTCGGCGGTAATCCTGCGACCCTATTCCACCCATCCCGATGAGCATTTCCCGGTAGAGGATCTGGAAACTTTTCAACTGATCGGGGAGAAGGGCACCCAACTGACTGGCTACGAGTGTGTCTCGGTCTATCACAAGTTTCGCTACCACCCCAAACAAATTCTGCACGGCGGTATGGATGACTATGGCTACGACCATTGGGGCTGGTTTGGTTTTACCACTGAGCTTTGGGATCTGCCCACGGCTGCTGGGGTGCAGAAGGGAGACTACATCCAATGGTTCCGTCGCCATCCGGAAGACGATGATCTGAAAATTTTGCGATGGAACGACGAACACCTCGGGGGTGAAGGATTTGTGGAGTGGCACCTCTTTGAGCATCCGCAACTGGGGCCGGTGGAAATCGGCGGCTGGAAAGAAAAAGTGACTTGGGAGAATGCACCGCCGCTGCTGCTGCCCGAGCTATGCCATCGCCACTGTCAGTTCACCCTGGCCCATGCCCTGATGAGCCCCAAGCTGGCCATTGCCAAAGCAGAGGTTCACCCGCAGGGATCCAGCCTTTACAAAGTCATCCTGCAACTGGAGAACCAAGGGTTCTTGCCCACCTACACCAGCCAAAAGGCTCTGGAACGGCAGATCGTGCGGCCAATTCAGATGTCTGTGGAATTGCCCGCAACCGCTTCGTTGGTCATGGGCCAAGCCAAGCAAATGCTGGGCCATCTGGAGGGACGTTCCAACAAAGCCTATGTCAAAGCCTTTACCGATGCGGGAGAGGTGGATTTTCGGCGCAAGCTGGAATGGGTGATCCGGGCTCCGGCGGGAACCCGCCTAGAGATCGTAGCCAGGGCAGAACGAGCCGGAACGGTACGAACGGAACTGCTGTTGCCCTAG
- a CDS encoding ABC transporter ATP-binding protein, with protein MTDSASGSAHSDLLSVEELRVLLPSRTVGVASGTEFFGSRQAVVDGLSFRLQAGQTLGIVGESGSGKTMTALALIGLLPSQAEVTGQIRFQGQQGMVDWLALDPRQRRRYRGSQIAMIFQEPSTALNPLYTCGQQLRETLQANTPLTLEAICAQAVRLFEEVQLSPQLLERYPHQLSGGQIQRVAIACAIASNPKLLIADEPTTALDVTVQAEILRLIGKLQQQRQMAILFITHDLSLVAELADQVVVMHRGKAVEQASVEQVFRDPQHPYTRGLLACRPVLERRLRRLPTLQDFQEESQQGSLSIEQRWRQVEITAAEEEERLQRLQRQPPLLQVRELRTHYAVRQGLLRRQVGELRAVDGISFELYPGETLGLVGESGCGKTTLGRTLLRLIRASSGQVLYDGDELLRLPPQHLRRLRREIQLIFQDPVASLDPRMTVGESVMEPMWLHRIGENSSARRERAKQLFQRVGLDPESLDRMPHQFSGGQRQRICIARALASEPRLIVCDEAVSSLDVSVQAQVLNLLKDLQEELGLTYLFISHDLSVVKFMSDRIMVMNRGRIEEIGPASQIYLHPQQDYTRRLIAAIPKGDPQKRTHLPQTG; from the coding sequence ATGACTGATTCAGCCTCTGGTTCTGCCCATTCTGATCTGCTCAGTGTGGAGGAGTTGCGGGTTCTTTTGCCCAGCCGCACTGTTGGGGTTGCCAGCGGCACGGAGTTCTTCGGATCCCGGCAGGCGGTGGTGGATGGGCTGTCCTTTCGGCTGCAGGCTGGCCAAACCTTGGGCATTGTCGGGGAATCGGGCTCCGGCAAAACCATGACCGCCCTAGCTCTGATCGGCCTTTTGCCCAGCCAGGCGGAGGTTACCGGCCAAATCCGCTTCCAAGGCCAGCAGGGAATGGTGGATTGGCTGGCCTTGGATCCCCGCCAACGGCGTCGCTATCGCGGATCCCAGATCGCCATGATCTTCCAGGAGCCGAGCACCGCCCTTAATCCCCTCTATACCTGTGGCCAACAATTGCGGGAAACCCTGCAGGCCAATACACCCCTGACCCTGGAGGCAATTTGTGCTCAAGCTGTTCGCCTTTTTGAGGAAGTTCAACTCTCCCCCCAACTGCTGGAGCGCTACCCCCATCAACTCTCGGGCGGCCAAATTCAGCGGGTGGCCATCGCCTGCGCTATCGCCTCTAACCCCAAATTGCTGATCGCGGACGAGCCGACCACTGCCCTGGATGTAACGGTGCAAGCGGAAATTTTGCGCCTGATCGGGAAGCTGCAACAGCAGCGACAAATGGCGATCCTGTTCATTACCCATGACCTCAGCTTGGTGGCGGAACTGGCGGATCAGGTGGTGGTGATGCACCGGGGCAAAGCGGTGGAACAGGCAAGCGTAGAGCAGGTGTTTCGGGATCCCCAGCATCCCTATACCCGTGGTTTGTTGGCTTGTCGCCCGGTGTTGGAGCGGCGGTTGCGGCGGCTGCCGACTTTGCAGGATTTTCAGGAAGAGAGCCAGCAGGGATCCCTGTCCATTGAGCAACGGTGGCGGCAGGTGGAAATTACAGCGGCAGAAGAGGAAGAGCGACTGCAGAGATTACAACGTCAACCTCCCCTCCTGCAGGTACGCGAGCTGCGCACCCACTACGCTGTGCGTCAAGGGCTGTTGCGTCGCCAAGTGGGGGAACTGCGGGCGGTGGATGGGATCAGCTTTGAGCTCTATCCTGGCGAAACCCTGGGGCTGGTGGGGGAATCCGGCTGTGGCAAAACCACCCTTGGGCGTACCCTTTTGCGCTTGATCCGCGCCAGCTCTGGCCAGGTGCTCTACGACGGGGATGAGTTGCTCCGCTTGCCGCCCCAACACTTACGCCGGTTACGCCGGGAGATTCAACTGATTTTTCAAGACCCGGTGGCCTCCCTGGATCCGCGCATGACGGTGGGAGAAAGCGTCATGGAGCCGATGTGGCTACACCGAATTGGGGAGAACTCCTCAGCTCGGCGGGAACGGGCCAAACAGTTGTTCCAACGGGTCGGGTTGGATCCCGAGTCGCTGGATCGCATGCCCCATCAGTTCTCCGGTGGGCAACGGCAGCGCATCTGTATTGCGCGGGCCTTAGCTTCCGAGCCGCGCTTGATCGTCTGTGATGAAGCTGTTTCCTCTTTGGATGTTTCGGTGCAGGCGCAGGTATTGAATTTGCTCAAAGATCTACAGGAGGAACTGGGGCTCACCTACCTGTTCATTTCTCACGATCTGAGCGTGGTCAAGTTCATGAGCGACCGCATCATGGTCATGAACCGGGGCCGGATCGAAGAAATTGGCCCAGCCAGCCAGATCTACCTGCATCCACAGCAAGACTATACTCGCCGCCTCATTGCCGCCATTCCCAAAGGGGATCCCCAAAAGCGTACCCACTTACCCCAAACCGGATGA
- a CDS encoding trans-sulfuration enzyme family protein yields MHFETLAIHAGRHLDLGTGAVIPPIHLSTTFWRDPLQTLAGAPLPDYTYTREGNPTRGALEQALAQLEGGSAAALFASGSAATLAILQTLSTGDHLLLPQDVYYGTFKIAQGILARWGLQVEQVDMTDLEQVAAALRPQTRLVWIETPSNPMLTLTDIAAIAELAHRHAARCVCDNTWATPLLQRPLELGADWVVHSTTKYLNGHSDVLGGAVITAAPDPESDPDWQTLRHIQANGGGVPSPFECWLTLRGLQTLPYRMRGHCQNAQTLAHFLHSHPAVERVHYPGLLSHPAHALAQQQMPEFGGMLSFQVRGGRQEALQVAAQLQLFTHATSLGGPESLIEHRASIEGPNSTTPENLLRVSVGLEHPQDLMADLKQALQQTYQQTDKK; encoded by the coding sequence ATGCACTTTGAAACCCTGGCCATCCACGCCGGACGGCACCTTGACCTCGGCACCGGCGCGGTGATTCCGCCGATTCACCTCTCTACCACCTTCTGGCGGGATCCCTTGCAAACCCTGGCAGGCGCACCCTTGCCCGACTACACCTACACCCGAGAAGGCAACCCCACCCGCGGCGCTCTCGAACAGGCCCTGGCTCAGTTGGAAGGGGGATCCGCAGCGGCTTTATTTGCCTCCGGCTCGGCAGCCACATTGGCCATCCTGCAAACCTTGTCTACTGGCGATCACCTGTTGCTGCCACAGGATGTCTACTACGGCACCTTCAAGATTGCCCAGGGGATCCTGGCCCGTTGGGGATTACAGGTGGAGCAGGTGGATATGACCGATCTAGAACAGGTGGCCGCCGCCCTACGCCCCCAGACGCGCCTGGTGTGGATCGAAACCCCCTCCAACCCGATGCTGACCCTCACCGATATCGCCGCCATCGCTGAACTGGCTCATCGTCACGCAGCCCGCTGTGTGTGCGACAACACCTGGGCCACCCCTTTGTTGCAGCGCCCACTCGAGCTGGGGGCTGATTGGGTGGTTCACTCCACAACCAAGTATCTGAATGGCCACAGCGATGTTCTGGGTGGGGCGGTAATCACCGCTGCCCCCGATCCAGAATCGGATCCCGACTGGCAAACTCTGCGGCACATTCAAGCGAATGGCGGAGGCGTGCCCTCCCCTTTTGAGTGCTGGTTAACCTTGCGCGGCCTGCAAACCCTGCCCTATCGAATGCGCGGCCATTGTCAAAACGCTCAGACATTGGCCCACTTTTTGCACTCTCACCCCGCGGTGGAAAGGGTTCACTATCCGGGCTTACTCAGCCATCCTGCCCATGCCTTGGCCCAACAGCAGATGCCAGAATTTGGCGGCATGTTGTCCTTTCAGGTGCGCGGCGGGCGACAGGAAGCTCTGCAGGTGGCGGCTCAGTTGCAGCTCTTTACCCATGCCACCAGCTTGGGAGGGCCAGAAAGCTTAATCGAGCACCGTGCCTCCATCGAAGGCCCTAACTCTACCACGCCAGAGAATTTACTGCGGGTTTCGGTGGGCTTAGAACACCCGCAGGATCTGATGGCCGATTTGAAGCAGGCGCTCCAGCAAACTTACCAGCAAACTGACAAGAAATGA
- a CDS encoding sulfatase-like hydrolase/transferase — protein sequence MGLLNWLKAPPEVATEPTELPKPLPEPTPLPKPQGQNNYLLIILDSCRFDSLLAAHPKHLLKLGSLERRWSYASWTAPSHYNLLMGLLPHTSPTQVFASEHYKQDYLRYNERLGTQQPIEFRHLLPHLYLPTLLKHQLGYNTHAMVSLPVLNPNTLLNRDFDSYRLMPQHNDMAAMVEQLHFDPERPSFYLLNVGETHYPYALPDQDPSLWPRISGVNGVLKRLDESGDEGIPFFDPAQLEALRQQQIEAVRYLDGIFEQLFDLVPENTYITVTADHGELFGEGGYFGHGPIHHEKVLEVPFIEGKIR from the coding sequence ATGGGACTCTTGAACTGGCTGAAAGCTCCTCCAGAAGTAGCTACCGAACCTACTGAGCTTCCTAAGCCTCTTCCTGAACCGACACCTTTGCCCAAACCCCAAGGCCAGAATAACTATCTTTTGATCATTCTGGACAGTTGCCGCTTTGATAGCCTGCTGGCAGCCCATCCCAAGCACCTGCTCAAATTGGGATCCCTAGAAAGGCGCTGGAGCTATGCCTCGTGGACGGCTCCCTCCCATTACAACTTGCTCATGGGTTTGCTGCCCCATACCAGCCCTACCCAGGTTTTTGCTTCCGAGCACTATAAACAGGATTATTTACGTTACAACGAACGCCTCGGTACCCAGCAGCCCATCGAGTTCAGGCATTTGTTGCCCCACCTCTATCTCCCGACCCTGCTCAAACACCAACTGGGCTACAACACCCACGCCATGGTGTCTTTGCCCGTCCTGAACCCTAACACCTTGCTCAATCGAGACTTTGATTCTTACCGCCTCATGCCTCAGCACAACGATATGGCGGCCATGGTGGAGCAGTTGCACTTTGATCCAGAGCGGCCCAGTTTTTACTTGCTGAATGTGGGGGAAACCCACTATCCCTACGCCCTGCCGGATCAGGATCCCAGCCTTTGGCCACGCATTTCTGGGGTGAATGGGGTGTTGAAGCGTTTGGATGAATCTGGAGACGAAGGGATCCCCTTTTTTGATCCGGCCCAATTGGAAGCGCTACGACAACAACAAATCGAGGCGGTGCGCTATCTGGATGGGATCTTCGAGCAACTGTTTGATTTGGTTCCCGAAAACACCTACATCACGGTTACGGCAGATCACGGCGAACTCTTTGGCGAAGGGGGCTACTTTGGTCATGGTCCCATCCATCATGAAAAAGTCTTGGAAGTACCGTTCATCGAGGGCAAAATTCGCTGA
- a CDS encoding LapA family protein, whose translation MLKNIRLALLGLWALILLILLIQNWGSPVTVVLAGQSGSPLPLSWVLLVSYGVGIGLGFLYVGSWRFHDRALQRQAIRKLNQLIDRISFLESQTAPPSYYLPQDLPEPEYTSDPYAGRYSYANRPPERIRPEPAEDETRYEQEENGPSVPDWRVANRPYPEEEEEWDS comes from the coding sequence ATGCTCAAAAACATCCGCCTGGCACTACTGGGCCTATGGGCGCTGATTTTACTGATTCTGCTCATCCAAAACTGGGGATCCCCGGTGACGGTGGTGCTGGCTGGGCAATCGGGATCCCCGCTCCCTTTGTCTTGGGTCTTGCTGGTTTCCTACGGGGTGGGGATTGGGTTGGGATTTTTGTACGTGGGTTCCTGGCGGTTTCACGATCGGGCCTTGCAACGGCAGGCGATCCGCAAGTTAAATCAGTTGATAGATCGCATCAGCTTTCTGGAATCGCAAACGGCTCCCCCTAGCTACTATTTACCCCAGGATTTGCCTGAACCGGAGTACACCTCGGATCCCTACGCAGGTCGATATTCCTATGCCAATCGTCCTCCAGAGCGGATTCGGCCCGAACCTGCCGAGGATGAAACTCGCTATGAGCAAGAGGAAAACGGGCCTTCTGTTCCTGACTGGCGGGTGGCCAATCGTCCCTATCCTGAGGAGGAGGAAGAATGGGACTCTTGA
- a CDS encoding protein kinase domain-containing protein — MQLNLENHILNQRYRLQHLISEGGMGAVYQAVDTQRFDATVAVKLLHQRLLVKSHLHDQLLQRFATEAKVSILLGNHPNIIKVMDYGLEGDQPFLVMEFLGEAPLVGQSLSQMLKQEGPMAPERVVRLARQICAGLHHAHCFERELDGIAIKGVIHRDIKPSNIYIVRDPTSGQGGETVKLLDFGIAKVLSDMTLSLGTEALGFLGTAQYASPEQLRGKVLDARSDIYSLGLVLYEMLAGQSPLEPETDSFWAWIDAHNHQPPKPLPLERLPHSIPSTLQQIVFACLEKDREERPVSMQALSNALEAVLQPPPEGATAADITTWITRILKHTAPPSVPATRSDPTVELPPKGVPGSAPSGKVSTPNQPLRSQAASGGSRSDGSGGPISGSLASNPARPVTPGTPLFAAREESPSLLEDALQQPSEILSSEPSEPAPVQGGSDVDPGVDPKDSPTPSEGIPATIQYSSISVIPPTPVAKPNQPTQQQKTGIPTTQAKRTSPTGSPASSAQKAPSSPTPAVTKPATGKGAWLFGLLLVLLGSAGAGLWYFSMQTVFGPETPEPDPSPTPLVVAATPEPEPDPSPEATPEPTPTLEPIAAAPSPTPEVTPTVEATPTPTPTPEPTPTATPTPTPTPEPTLTPIPVPTPTPTLTPALTPTPTPVPTPTLTPAPTPTSATPSPTPVPQFTPLLQGVRPLVTPPSVSELQVPSTPQGVDVVALLDQGRSLIGTGRGLDALVTFERATEANPNSAAAWSGKCMAAVLLGQFPEALSACERSQQIAADHPEASTGRCAALVGLGRQSEAGPVCNRAVQLDADNAYSWLNQGAYLIWAQDFAKAAEASQRATQLNSNLYQAWFNQALSLSALRRFDEALRAADKAVELRPSLADAWYGRGLILEQLGRKEEAVNSYKRAVELRPGYPEALAGVGRLTNGY, encoded by the coding sequence ATGCAACTGAATCTGGAGAACCACATCCTCAATCAGCGTTACCGCCTGCAGCATTTAATCAGCGAAGGGGGGATGGGAGCGGTCTACCAGGCGGTGGACACCCAACGTTTTGATGCAACCGTGGCGGTGAAATTGCTGCACCAAAGGCTGCTGGTTAAATCTCATCTTCACGATCAATTGCTGCAACGATTTGCCACTGAAGCCAAGGTCAGTATTCTCTTGGGCAATCATCCCAACATCATCAAGGTCATGGACTACGGACTAGAAGGGGATCAACCCTTTTTGGTGATGGAATTTTTAGGGGAAGCACCCCTAGTCGGACAGAGCCTGAGCCAAATGTTGAAGCAAGAGGGGCCGATGGCTCCCGAGCGGGTGGTGCGCTTGGCCCGTCAGATTTGTGCGGGATTACACCATGCCCACTGTTTTGAGCGGGAGCTGGATGGCATTGCCATCAAAGGGGTGATCCACCGCGACATCAAACCCAGCAATATTTACATTGTCCGGGATCCCACCTCCGGCCAGGGGGGAGAAACCGTTAAACTGCTGGATTTTGGTATTGCCAAAGTCTTAAGCGACATGACCCTGAGCTTGGGTACGGAGGCTTTGGGATTTTTGGGCACGGCCCAGTACGCTTCCCCCGAACAACTGCGCGGCAAGGTATTGGATGCCCGTTCCGATATTTACTCGCTGGGGTTAGTGCTTTACGAGATGTTGGCGGGGCAATCTCCGCTTGAGCCAGAAACCGACTCTTTTTGGGCCTGGATCGATGCCCACAACCATCAGCCCCCTAAGCCCCTTCCCCTAGAGCGATTGCCTCATTCCATTCCATCGACCTTGCAACAGATCGTCTTTGCCTGTCTGGAAAAGGATCGGGAGGAACGTCCCGTTAGTATGCAAGCCCTAAGCAATGCCCTAGAGGCTGTACTGCAACCTCCGCCAGAAGGGGCAACTGCTGCGGATATCACCACCTGGATCACGCGCATTTTGAAACACACAGCACCACCTTCTGTGCCAGCCACCCGCTCTGACCCCACGGTTGAACTTCCCCCAAAAGGAGTGCCTGGCTCTGCCCCCAGTGGCAAGGTGAGTACACCCAATCAACCCCTCCGTTCTCAGGCTGCGTCTGGGGGATCCCGTTCCGATGGTTCTGGTGGGCCTATTTCCGGATCCCTGGCTTCTAACCCTGCACGGCCTGTTACCCCTGGTACTCCCTTGTTTGCTGCTCGAGAAGAGAGTCCTTCGCTGCTAGAAGATGCCTTGCAGCAGCCATCTGAGATCCTCTCCTCTGAACCTTCCGAGCCAGCTCCGGTTCAAGGGGGCAGCGATGTTGACCCAGGTGTTGACCCAAAAGACAGCCCTACGCCCTCAGAAGGGATCCCTGCTACCATTCAATATTCTTCTATATCGGTCATTCCTCCAACACCGGTAGCTAAGCCAAACCAACCCACTCAACAGCAGAAGACCGGAATCCCCACTACACAGGCAAAACGTACATCCCCCACAGGATCCCCAGCAAGCTCTGCTCAGAAGGCGCCCTCTTCTCCCACTCCTGCCGTAACCAAACCAGCCACCGGAAAAGGAGCTTGGTTGTTTGGCCTGCTCTTGGTGCTCTTGGGGTCTGCTGGAGCAGGACTGTGGTATTTCTCCATGCAGACAGTTTTTGGGCCTGAAACCCCAGAACCGGATCCCTCCCCCACTCCGCTTGTGGTAGCCGCAACTCCTGAACCAGAACCGGATCCCTCGCCAGAAGCTACCCCCGAGCCGACTCCGACCTTGGAACCGATAGCAGCAGCACCCTCACCTACACCAGAAGTGACCCCAACGGTAGAAGCTACCCCCACCCCAACACCCACTCCTGAACCGACCCCAACAGCAACACCAACGCCCACACCGACCCCTGAACCCACTCTAACTCCGATTCCGGTTCCTACCCCAACGCCGACTCTAACCCCAGCTCTTACTCCAACGCCCACTCCTGTTCCCACACCAACACTTACCCCCGCTCCAACGCCCACATCTGCAACACCCTCGCCGACACCTGTGCCACAATTTACCCCCCTGCTGCAAGGGGTTCGGCCTCTAGTGACTCCGCCTTCAGTTTCTGAGCTTCAAGTTCCCAGCACTCCACAAGGTGTGGATGTGGTTGCCCTTTTGGATCAGGGTCGCAGCTTAATTGGCACAGGACGTGGGTTGGATGCGTTGGTCACCTTTGAGCGGGCCACTGAAGCCAATCCAAATTCTGCCGCCGCTTGGAGTGGTAAATGTATGGCAGCCGTGTTGTTAGGACAATTCCCAGAGGCACTTTCTGCCTGTGAGCGTTCCCAGCAAATTGCCGCCGATCACCCCGAGGCTTCTACCGGACGGTGTGCCGCTTTGGTAGGATTGGGGCGTCAATCGGAAGCAGGACCTGTGTGTAACCGAGCCGTGCAATTGGATGCCGACAATGCCTACTCGTGGTTGAATCAGGGGGCTTACTTGATCTGGGCTCAAGACTTCGCCAAGGCAGCCGAGGCCAGCCAGAGAGCCACTCAACTCAACAGCAACCTCTATCAGGCCTGGTTCAATCAAGCCCTATCTTTGTCTGCTTTGCGGCGCTTCGATGAGGCCCTCCGTGCTGCTGACAAAGCAGTAGAATTGCGCCCGAGTTTGGCGGATGCTTGGTATGGCCGGGGCTTAATCCTCGAGCAACTGGGCCGCAAAGAGGAGGCCGTGAACTCCTACAAACGGGCTGTTGAGCTGCGTCCTGGCTATCCTGAGGCGCTGGCCGGGGTGGGTAGACTCACCAATGGATACTGA
- the remA gene encoding extracellular matrix/biofilm regulator RemA, protein MDTRLINIGFGNIVAAGRVIAIVSPESAPIKRIISDARERGQLVDATYGRRTRAVIITDSGHIILSAIQPETVANRFLTAKLGLPEEPD, encoded by the coding sequence ATGGATACCCGCCTGATTAACATTGGCTTTGGCAACATTGTTGCTGCCGGACGTGTGATTGCCATTGTCAGCCCCGAGTCTGCTCCCATCAAACGCATCATCAGCGATGCCCGCGAGCGAGGTCAGTTGGTGGATGCCACCTATGGTCGCCGTACCCGTGCTGTGATCATCACTGATTCCGGGCACATCATCCTGTCTGCGATCCAACCGGAAACCGTGGCCAACCGCTTCCTGACCGCCAAGCTCGGATTGCCAGAGGAGCCCGATTAA
- the xth gene encoding exodeoxyribonuclease III: MQIATWNVNSIRTRLEQVLAWLDRQGSLDVLCLQETKVVDEDFPRAAFEERGFHVEVYGQKSYNGVALISRDPLEKVERGFVSLLPSVDHLDEQKRVIGAIHHGIRILNLYVPNGSEVGSDKYTYKLRWLARLKNYLTVALNRGEPMLICGDFNIALEDRDIYDPKKAGEIMASEPERQALREILALGFQDAFRKFTGDSGYFSWWDYRSGGFQRNRGWRIDHHYLTADLYEKANACWIDVEPRRAEKPSDHTPVIVALQA, encoded by the coding sequence ATGCAAATTGCCACCTGGAACGTGAACTCCATTCGCACTCGGCTAGAACAAGTCTTGGCTTGGTTGGACCGTCAGGGATCCCTGGATGTGCTCTGCTTGCAGGAAACCAAGGTGGTGGATGAAGACTTTCCCCGAGCAGCCTTTGAGGAGCGGGGCTTTCATGTGGAGGTGTATGGGCAAAAATCCTACAACGGCGTGGCTTTGATCAGCCGGGATCCCTTGGAAAAGGTGGAGCGGGGGTTTGTCTCGCTGCTCCCTTCTGTTGACCATTTAGACGAGCAAAAGCGGGTGATCGGCGCTATCCATCACGGGATCCGCATTCTTAACTTGTATGTGCCCAATGGTTCCGAGGTGGGATCCGATAAGTATACCTACAAATTACGGTGGCTAGCACGGCTCAAGAATTACCTCACCGTTGCCCTTAACCGAGGGGAGCCGATGCTGATCTGCGGAGATTTCAACATTGCCCTCGAAGATCGAGATATCTATGATCCCAAGAAAGCCGGAGAAATCATGGCTTCAGAGCCAGAGCGACAAGCCCTACGAGAGATCCTGGCTTTGGGGTTTCAAGATGCGTTCCGTAAGTTTACGGGGGATTCCGGTTACTTTAGCTGGTGGGACTATCGTTCCGGCGGGTTTCAGCGCAATCGAGGTTGGCGAATTGATCATCATTATCTCACTGCGGACTTGTACGAGAAAGCCAACGCCTGTTGGATAGATGTTGAGCCACGACGGGCGGAAAAACCCAGCGATCATACGCCGGTTATTGTTGCTCTTCAGGCTTGA